In one window of Nocardiopsis aegyptia DNA:
- a CDS encoding beta-glucosidase — protein sequence MTAPTDDAERARRADEALAALDLEGRVRLLSGDSMWSVAANPDIGLGRLVMSDGPVGVRGERWTPDDPSIQLPSPTAIAATWDRALVREAGRLLAQEARRKGVHVLLAPAVNMHRSPLGGRHFETFSEDPYLTGEIGTAYVLGVQDGGVGTTVKHFVANDSETDRFTVDVRADERTLREIYLAPFESIVRGARPWGVMSAYNKVNGVTMTEHADLNAVLRDEWGFDGFLVSDWTAARDTVRDCLAGLDVAMPGPNTVYGQHLVDAVRDGRVPEEAVDALARRVLLLAARVGLLEGADPVVAPRDRPAELDGRAVAREVATRSFVLLRNEGALPVDPRGVNRVALIGLAAAEARTSGGGSASVFAERTVSPLEGLRAALPDSVDLSYAVGTDPRASLPPVEVPMTARFYAADGRTLASEPLPDGTARWIGELPDGVTNAELDRIEVSGDFTPTTSGEHVFGVTGAGRYRLTVGDRVLFDGDLDFEGDDPAAAMFDPPATTATVALTEGEKVGVRVSKAHQDLGMGDFAFIGFTLTHRAPMAGDDELIEEAVAAARDADVAVVVVATTADVESEGFDRSTLTLPGRQDELVARVAEVNERTVVVVNTGAPVTMPWREDVAGILLTWFGGQELGGALADVLLGRRAPSGRLPTTWPAREEDVPVLGVAPDEGALDYAEGVFVGYRAWERAGAEPAFCFGHGLSYTTWRYDAVHVEPTEGDDLALVRVRVTNTGEREGDEVVQVYLAPREPGDRPARVLAGFATVRAAAGATAEAEVTVPRSAVRRWAEDADEWEFVPGGYDLLVGRSYADTRLTARVELS from the coding sequence ATGACCGCACCGACCGACGACGCCGAGCGCGCCCGGCGCGCCGACGAGGCCCTCGCCGCACTGGACCTGGAGGGCAGGGTCCGCCTGCTCTCCGGCGACTCCATGTGGTCCGTCGCCGCCAACCCCGACATCGGGCTCGGCCGCCTCGTCATGTCCGACGGCCCCGTGGGCGTACGCGGCGAGCGCTGGACCCCCGACGACCCGTCGATCCAGCTGCCGAGCCCCACCGCGATCGCCGCCACCTGGGACCGCGCCCTGGTCCGCGAGGCCGGCCGCCTGCTGGCCCAGGAGGCACGCCGCAAGGGCGTCCACGTCCTGCTGGCCCCGGCGGTCAACATGCACCGCTCACCGCTGGGCGGGCGCCACTTCGAGACCTTCTCCGAGGACCCCTACCTCACCGGCGAGATCGGCACCGCCTACGTCCTCGGCGTGCAGGACGGGGGAGTGGGGACCACCGTCAAGCACTTCGTCGCCAACGACTCCGAGACCGACCGGTTCACGGTGGACGTGCGGGCCGACGAGCGCACGCTGCGGGAGATCTACCTCGCGCCCTTCGAGAGCATCGTCCGCGGGGCCCGCCCCTGGGGCGTGATGTCGGCCTACAACAAGGTCAACGGCGTCACGATGACCGAGCACGCCGACCTGAACGCCGTCCTGCGCGACGAGTGGGGCTTCGACGGCTTCCTCGTCTCCGACTGGACCGCGGCCCGCGACACCGTCCGCGACTGCCTGGCCGGCCTCGACGTGGCCATGCCCGGCCCCAACACGGTCTACGGCCAGCACCTGGTCGACGCGGTCCGCGACGGCCGGGTCCCGGAGGAGGCCGTGGACGCCCTCGCCCGGCGCGTCCTGCTCCTGGCCGCCCGCGTGGGCCTGCTGGAGGGCGCCGACCCCGTCGTCGCGCCGCGGGACCGGCCCGCCGAGCTGGACGGCCGGGCCGTCGCCCGCGAGGTCGCCACCCGCTCCTTCGTCCTGCTGCGCAACGAGGGCGCGCTGCCCGTGGACCCGCGGGGCGTGAACCGGGTCGCGCTGATCGGCCTGGCCGCCGCCGAGGCGCGCACCAGCGGCGGCGGCAGCGCGAGCGTCTTCGCCGAGCGCACCGTGTCCCCGCTGGAGGGTCTGCGCGCGGCCCTGCCCGACAGCGTCGACCTCTCCTACGCCGTGGGTACCGACCCCCGGGCGAGCCTGCCGCCCGTGGAGGTCCCGATGACGGCCCGCTTCTACGCGGCCGACGGCCGGACGCTCGCCTCCGAACCGCTGCCCGACGGCACCGCACGCTGGATCGGCGAACTCCCCGACGGCGTGACCAACGCCGAACTGGACCGGATCGAGGTCAGCGGGGACTTCACCCCGACCACCTCCGGCGAGCACGTGTTCGGTGTCACCGGAGCGGGGCGGTACCGCCTCACGGTGGGCGATCGGGTGCTGTTCGACGGGGACCTCGACTTCGAGGGCGACGACCCCGCCGCCGCCATGTTCGACCCGCCCGCCACCACGGCGACCGTCGCGCTCACCGAGGGCGAGAAGGTCGGCGTGCGGGTGTCCAAGGCCCACCAGGACCTGGGGATGGGCGACTTCGCGTTCATCGGCTTCACCCTCACCCACCGCGCGCCGATGGCCGGCGACGACGAGCTCATCGAGGAGGCGGTCGCCGCCGCCCGTGACGCGGACGTCGCCGTGGTCGTGGTCGCCACCACGGCCGACGTGGAGTCGGAGGGCTTCGACCGGTCCACGCTCACGCTGCCCGGCCGCCAGGACGAGCTGGTCGCGCGGGTCGCCGAGGTGAACGAACGCACGGTGGTGGTCGTCAACACCGGAGCCCCGGTGACGATGCCCTGGCGCGAGGACGTCGCGGGCATCCTGCTGACCTGGTTCGGCGGCCAGGAGCTCGGCGGCGCGCTCGCCGACGTCCTGCTCGGCCGCCGCGCCCCCTCCGGCCGCCTGCCCACCACGTGGCCCGCCCGCGAGGAGGACGTGCCGGTCCTGGGCGTGGCGCCGGACGAGGGCGCGCTGGACTACGCCGAGGGCGTCTTCGTGGGCTACCGGGCCTGGGAGCGGGCGGGCGCCGAGCCCGCCTTCTGCTTCGGGCACGGGCTGTCCTACACGACCTGGCGCTACGACGCCGTGCACGTGGAGCCGACCGAGGGGGACGACCTGGCGCTCGTGCGGGTGCGGGTGACCAACACCGGAGAGCGCGAGGGCGACGAGGTCGTGCAGGTCTACCTGGCCCCGCGCGAACCGGGCGACCGGCCCGCGCGCGTCCTGGCCGGATTCGCCACCGTGCGCGCCGCGGCGGGCGCCACCGCGGAGGCGGAGGTGACCGTGCCCCGCTCGGCGGTGCGCCGGTGGGCCGAGGACGCCGACGAGTGGGAGTTCGTCCCGGGCGGCTACGACCTCCTGGTCGGCCGCTCCTACGCCGACACCCGCCTGACCGCCCGCGTCGAGCTCTCCTAG
- a CDS encoding DNA recombination protein RmuC: MDGLVLVLMLLIGLAIGVAVGWTLARGRDAEARADARAAEERAAYVEEQLADRFRALSAQALDQTNQRFLELAEGRLRAVSAAADGDLEERRRAVERMVEPLTATLNRVETQLREVDAGRAAAHAELAKQVESVREGSERLRDQTQSLVTALRRPEARGRWGELQLRRVAELAGMSAQCDFEEQAATPDGSQRPDMVVRLAGGKNIVVDSKVPLAAYLDAVEARAEDAAEDRLRAHARQLRTHVDQLAAKSYWASFTPAPEFVVLFIPGEAFLAPALEYDPGLLEHAMARRVHIATPTTLISLLRTAQYAWQQEALSENARAVFDLGKQLHARLSTLGGHVEGLGRALTRTVGAYNQTVGSLENRVLVTARRFNEIGLVDGELDRPTGVEDLPRTAAAPELTDMDASPADDIRRVENRSNGSTQNPASEDAHGR; encoded by the coding sequence ATGGACGGCCTCGTACTCGTACTCATGCTCCTCATCGGACTGGCCATCGGCGTGGCCGTGGGATGGACGCTCGCGCGCGGACGCGACGCCGAGGCCCGGGCCGACGCCCGCGCCGCCGAGGAGCGGGCGGCCTACGTGGAGGAACAGCTCGCCGACCGGTTCCGCGCGCTCTCGGCCCAGGCTCTGGACCAGACCAACCAGCGCTTCCTCGAACTGGCCGAGGGGCGGCTGCGCGCGGTCAGTGCCGCGGCCGACGGCGACCTGGAGGAGCGCCGCCGCGCGGTGGAGCGCATGGTGGAGCCGCTCACCGCGACGCTGAACCGGGTGGAGACCCAGCTGCGCGAGGTCGACGCGGGGCGGGCGGCGGCCCACGCGGAGCTGGCCAAACAGGTCGAGAGCGTGCGCGAGGGCTCCGAACGGCTCCGGGACCAGACGCAGTCCCTGGTCACGGCACTGCGGCGCCCCGAGGCCCGCGGCCGCTGGGGCGAACTCCAGTTGCGCCGGGTGGCGGAGCTGGCGGGGATGAGCGCGCAGTGCGACTTCGAGGAGCAGGCCGCGACCCCGGACGGGTCCCAGCGGCCCGACATGGTGGTGCGCCTGGCCGGCGGCAAGAACATCGTCGTGGACTCGAAGGTGCCGTTGGCCGCCTACCTCGACGCGGTCGAGGCCCGGGCGGAGGACGCCGCCGAGGACCGGCTGCGCGCGCACGCACGCCAACTGCGCACGCACGTCGACCAGCTGGCGGCCAAGTCGTACTGGGCCTCCTTCACCCCGGCCCCGGAGTTCGTGGTGCTGTTCATCCCCGGCGAGGCCTTCCTCGCACCCGCCCTGGAGTACGACCCGGGGCTGTTGGAGCACGCGATGGCCCGACGGGTGCACATCGCGACCCCCACGACGCTGATCTCCCTGCTCCGCACGGCGCAGTACGCCTGGCAGCAGGAGGCGCTGAGCGAGAACGCCCGGGCGGTGTTCGACCTGGGCAAGCAGCTGCACGCCCGGCTGTCGACCCTGGGCGGGCACGTCGAGGGGCTCGGACGGGCCCTGACGCGCACGGTCGGCGCCTACAACCAGACGGTGGGATCACTGGAGAACCGGGTACTGGTGACGGCACGGCGGTTCAACGAGATCGGCCTGGTGGACGGCGAACTCGACCGGCCCACCGGAGTGGAGGACCTGCCCCGCACCGCCGCCGCCCCCGAACTGACCGACATGGACGCGAGCCCGGCCGACGATATTCGGCGAGTGGAAAATCGGTCCAATGGCTCGACCCAAAACCCCGCATCCGAAGACGCTCACGGACGGTGA
- a CDS encoding DUF6542 domain-containing protein, whose product MPQRKTDGPAPGRAPYFVRTQDRGHNGPAVGQPTRAGARPRTPQGAPGPRTAPAAWRPPRLTGRGGILLIIISSFTGTMVAHWTETSAPPGVAFTLACLVTAALVRPTDLLSLSVSPPIAFFASVVAAEAVLALGNEGFARVLLLGLASRLAEVAPWLFLGTALVLVISVFRGLPGNIRELGDELNGRR is encoded by the coding sequence GTGCCTCAGCGCAAGACGGACGGTCCGGCCCCCGGACGCGCCCCGTACTTCGTGCGAACGCAGGACCGCGGCCACAACGGACCAGCCGTAGGACAGCCGACGCGCGCCGGCGCGCGTCCGCGGACGCCGCAGGGAGCGCCGGGACCGCGCACGGCCCCGGCCGCCTGGCGGCCACCCCGGTTGACCGGTCGCGGCGGCATCCTGCTCATCATCATCAGCAGCTTCACCGGAACGATGGTCGCGCACTGGACCGAGACCTCCGCGCCGCCGGGGGTGGCCTTCACCCTGGCCTGCCTGGTGACCGCGGCACTGGTCCGCCCGACCGACCTGCTGTCACTGTCCGTGAGCCCGCCGATCGCCTTCTTCGCCTCCGTGGTCGCCGCGGAGGCCGTACTGGCCCTGGGCAACGAGGGGTTCGCGCGGGTGCTGCTGCTGGGTCTGGCGTCGCGCCTCGCGGAGGTGGCTCCGTGGCTGTTCCTCGGAACCGCCCTGGTCCTGGTGATCAGCGTGTTCCGCGGCCTGCCCGGCAACATCCGCGAACTGGGCGACGAGCTCAACGGCCGCAGGTAG
- a CDS encoding exodeoxyribonuclease VII small subunit: protein MADKGAAAEPKQSYEECREELTDVVRRLESGGLSLKDSLALWERGEELAKTCEQWLEGARATMAAAMDERRGETSEDEETPF, encoded by the coding sequence ATGGCCGACAAGGGCGCGGCAGCCGAGCCGAAGCAGAGCTATGAGGAGTGCAGGGAGGAGCTGACCGACGTCGTGCGCCGCCTGGAGTCCGGCGGCCTCAGCCTCAAGGACTCGCTCGCCCTGTGGGAGCGGGGCGAGGAGCTGGCCAAGACGTGTGAACAGTGGCTGGAGGGGGCCCGCGCCACGATGGCCGCGGCCATGGACGAGCGCCGTGGTGAGACCTCCGAGGACGAGGAGACGCCCTTCTGA
- the xseA gene encoding exodeoxyribonuclease VII large subunit, with protein sequence MGMESSAEAPQPVRVVLNAVGQWIGRLGRIWVEGQIAELNRRGRMAYITLRDPVANVSVRVVCQTSVLDAQSPPPEAGARVVVHAKPDFYEVRGTFSLRALEIRHVGLGELLARLEQLRRTLSAEGLFEAARKRPLPFLPSTVGLVCGRDSAAERDVLENGRRRWPAVRFEVRPVAVQGDRAVREVMEALKDLDARPEVDVIIIARGGGSLEDLLPFSDEALVRAVAEAGTPVVSAIGHEQDAPLLDYVADVRASTPTDAAKKTVPDVGEQMELVRQLRDRARRVLQGAVERELSWLQGMRSRPALADPVREIDRLTEQVVDLRDRARRSLTVALDRSADGLAHTRARLHALSPATTLARGYAIVQREDGSVVRSAAEPDVGEELRIRFAEDSLSATVAAVHPAAGTDGAGGGADTDDAEQ encoded by the coding sequence ATGGGCATGGAGAGTTCCGCCGAGGCGCCGCAACCGGTCAGAGTCGTCCTCAACGCCGTCGGCCAGTGGATCGGCCGCCTCGGCCGGATCTGGGTCGAGGGCCAGATCGCCGAGCTCAACCGGCGGGGCCGGATGGCCTACATCACCCTGCGCGACCCCGTGGCCAACGTGTCCGTGCGCGTGGTCTGCCAGACCTCCGTGCTGGACGCGCAGAGCCCGCCGCCCGAGGCCGGCGCCCGCGTGGTGGTGCACGCCAAACCCGACTTCTACGAGGTGCGCGGTACGTTCTCGCTGCGTGCCCTGGAGATCCGCCACGTGGGCCTGGGCGAGCTCCTGGCCCGCCTGGAGCAGCTGCGCCGCACCCTGTCCGCCGAGGGCCTGTTCGAGGCCGCGCGCAAGCGCCCGCTGCCCTTCCTGCCCTCCACGGTGGGGCTGGTCTGCGGACGCGACTCCGCCGCCGAGCGCGACGTCCTGGAGAACGGGCGCCGCCGCTGGCCCGCCGTGCGGTTCGAGGTGCGCCCCGTCGCCGTGCAGGGCGACCGCGCCGTGCGCGAGGTGATGGAGGCGCTCAAGGACCTCGACGCGCGTCCGGAGGTGGACGTCATCATCATCGCGCGCGGCGGCGGCTCCCTGGAGGACCTCCTGCCCTTCTCCGACGAGGCACTGGTCCGCGCCGTCGCGGAGGCGGGCACGCCCGTGGTGAGCGCCATCGGCCACGAGCAGGACGCGCCGCTGCTGGACTACGTCGCCGACGTGCGCGCCTCCACCCCCACGGACGCGGCCAAGAAGACCGTGCCCGACGTCGGCGAGCAGATGGAACTGGTCCGCCAGCTCCGCGACCGGGCGCGGCGCGTGCTCCAGGGCGCGGTGGAGCGGGAGCTGTCCTGGCTCCAGGGCATGCGCTCGCGTCCGGCGCTCGCCGACCCGGTCCGCGAGATCGACCGGCTCACGGAACAGGTCGTGGACCTGCGCGACCGCGCGCGACGCAGCCTGACCGTGGCGCTGGACCGCTCGGCCGACGGACTCGCCCACACGCGGGCCCGCCTGCACGCGCTGTCCCCGGCCACCACGCTCGCCCGCGGCTACGCCATCGTGCAGCGCGAGGACGGGTCGGTGGTGCGCTCGGCCGCCGAGCCCGACGTGGGGGAGGAGCTGCGGATCCGCTTTGCCGAGGACAGCCTCTCCGCGACCGTGGCGGCCGTGCACCCCGCGGCCGGAACGGACGGAGCCGGCGGCGGAGCCGACACGGACGACGCCGAACAGTAG
- a CDS encoding DUF3060 domain-containing protein, producing MIKRPLAAAAVLAAAFWVTGCSVDLPWGDGSVSVDEDGVSVGNGDGEVSVDSEGDPAVSVDGDGSLTIASADGTVTEDCEGRTVNVTASAGEVVLNGTCERVNVLGSNMTVHVGSADTINVVGADNTVYHATGEPSIIDVGTGNEISAGGDAQA from the coding sequence ATGATCAAGCGACCTCTGGCCGCCGCAGCCGTCCTGGCCGCCGCCTTCTGGGTGACCGGCTGCTCGGTCGACCTGCCCTGGGGCGACGGCTCGGTGTCCGTGGACGAGGACGGGGTCAGCGTCGGCAACGGCGACGGCGAGGTCTCCGTCGACTCCGAGGGCGACCCGGCCGTCAGCGTGGACGGGGACGGCTCGCTCACCATCGCCAGCGCCGACGGCACCGTGACCGAGGACTGCGAGGGCCGTACGGTCAACGTGACCGCCAGCGCGGGCGAGGTCGTCCTCAACGGCACCTGCGAACGGGTGAACGTCCTCGGCAGCAACATGACCGTGCACGTCGGCAGCGCCGACACCATCAACGTCGTGGGCGCCGACAACACCGTGTACCACGCGACCGGCGAGCCCTCGATCATCGACGTCGGCACCGGCAACGAGATCTCCGCCGGGGGCGACGCGCAGGCGTGA